A genomic stretch from Macadamia integrifolia cultivar HAES 741 unplaced genomic scaffold, SCU_Mint_v3 scaffold526, whole genome shotgun sequence includes:
- the LOC122069043 gene encoding uncharacterized protein C3F10.06c isoform X2: MAADEKLSIYKASRYIKRKQNSLFNALRSIYEDSIFVGEIKQLWPDLPVLANLRCGLWYSPQFESTCYFKSTDGHCNNWSFNTSRLNLHVVRLAGQSGGCIIVDSTRKGKRFPDSMAKTIPIWTCVLNRAIVNYVRETRGKDENAQRWEMSSGCEAGSTEHVPCDWDCSLHLPLWVSGTEKAAIEDRLEDWTRQLEASGADIGSLASILRKPLRPLWISQKTVIWLNEVPDYDSWGFTPIILVSASSSSGIIQQRSTSEYSWQYIPGAGDDEESWARGLSPNIFWKHVYDLLNSGPDLCNQMVADIVEKDRVYRAQRGEIAPQVTIKSQKSRTSNCHMSDEDPSLNSGISNDKRSCEDFSIYWLGPTKLAVAAAQFAATVSNVDCILNCDNVLLPLSLNADMYLHLPILGSKFDRFSLLRNLPSALNFAKLNLSKGRTLLVCCCNGEDISICVCLAILISLYDDRGSFDGGNSFNERCITKWDVRRRLVFICKFAIKARPSRGNLKQVFNFLTRDGIGLVS; encoded by the exons ATGGCAGCGGACGAGAAGCTGAGCATCTATAAAGCTTCGAGATATATAAAGAGGAAACAAAACTCACTGTTTAATGCTCTCAGATCCATCTACGAGGATTCGATCTTCGTTGGAGAGATCAAACAGCTCTGGCCTGACCTTCCTGTACTTGCCAACCTTCGCTGTGGTCTCTGGTACTCTCCTCAATTTGAATCCACTTGTTATTTCAAATCCACTGACGGACACTGTAACAACTGGTCCTTCAACACTTCTCGCCTCAATCTCCATGTCGTTCGCCTAGCTG GACAGAGTGGAGGGTGCATCATAGTTGATTCTACGCGCAAAGGTAAACGGTTTCCAGACAGTATGGCAAAGACTATACCCATATGGACCTGTGTCTTGAATCGGGCTATAGTCAATTATGTAAGGGAAACACGGGGAAAAGATGAAAATGCTCAGAGGTGGGAGATG TCGAGTGGTTGTGAGGCTGGCAGTACAGAACATGTTCCTTGTGATTGGGACTGCtctttgcatcttcctctttggGTCTCTGGAACTGAGAAAGCAGCTATTGAGGATCGCTTAGAGGATTGGACCAGGCAGTTGGAAGCTAGTGGTGCTGATATTGGTTCTCTTGCATCAATATTGAGAAAGCCCTTACGCCCTCTATGGATTTCACAAAAAACTGTCATCTGGTTAAATGAAGTACCTGATTATGATTCCTGGGGTTTCACGCCCATCATCCTTGTCTCTGCATCCTCTTCTAGTGGCATCATTCAGCAGAGAAGTACCTCAGAATACAGTTGGCAGTATATACCGGGAGCAGGGGATGATGAAGAAAGCTGGGCCAGAGGTTTATCACCTAACATTTTCTGGAAGCACGTGTATGATCTCCTAAACTCGGGGCCTGATTTGTGTAATCAAATGGTGGCTGATATTGTTGAAAAGGACCGAGTTTATCGTGCTCAAAGGGGCGAGATTGCTCCTCAGGTCACAATCAAGTCTCAGAAGTCACGTACAAGTAATTGCCATATGTCTGATGAAGATCCGTCACTGAACTCTGGGATTTCAAATGATAAAAGGTCCTGTGaggatttttctatttattggcTGGGTCCAACTAAACTTGCAGTTGCTGCTGCTCAATTTG CTGCAACTGTTTCCAATGTCGATTGCATATTGAATTGTGATAATGTGCTTCTCCCTCTGAGTCTAAATGCGGATATGTATTTACATCTACCCATTTTG GGCTCGAAATTTGATCGGTTTTCCTTGCTGAGAAATCTTCCTTCTGCACTCAATTTTGCAAAGTTAAACTTAAGCAAAGGAAGGACACTTCTGGTTTGCTGTTGTAATG gGGAAGACATTAGTATATGTGTATGCCTGGCAATCTTAATATCCTTATATGATGATAGAG GGTCTTTCGATGGTGGAAACTCCTTCAATGAGAGATGCATTACAAAGTGGGATGTGCGGCGACGACTAGTATTTATCTGTAAATTTGCAATAAAGGCCCGGCCATCTCGAGGAAACTTGAAGCAGGTTTTCAACTTTCTAACAAGAGATGGAATTGGCTTGGTTTCATAA
- the LOC122069043 gene encoding uncharacterized protein C3F10.06c isoform X1 gives MAADEKLSIYKASRYIKRKQNSLFNALRSIYEDSIFVGEIKQLWPDLPVLANLRCGLWYSPQFESTCYFKSTDGHCNNWSFNTSRLNLHVVRLAGQSGGCIIVDSTRKGKRFPDSMAKTIPIWTCVLNRAIVNYVRETRGKDENAQRWEMVSAENVLESSGCEAGSTEHVPCDWDCSLHLPLWVSGTEKAAIEDRLEDWTRQLEASGADIGSLASILRKPLRPLWISQKTVIWLNEVPDYDSWGFTPIILVSASSSSGIIQQRSTSEYSWQYIPGAGDDEESWARGLSPNIFWKHVYDLLNSGPDLCNQMVADIVEKDRVYRAQRGEIAPQVTIKSQKSRTSNCHMSDEDPSLNSGISNDKRSCEDFSIYWLGPTKLAVAAAQFAATVSNVDCILNCDNVLLPLSLNADMYLHLPILGSKFDRFSLLRNLPSALNFAKLNLSKGRTLLVCCCNGEDISICVCLAILISLYDDRGSFDGGNSFNERCITKWDVRRRLVFICKFAIKARPSRGNLKQVFNFLTRDGIGLVS, from the exons ATGGCAGCGGACGAGAAGCTGAGCATCTATAAAGCTTCGAGATATATAAAGAGGAAACAAAACTCACTGTTTAATGCTCTCAGATCCATCTACGAGGATTCGATCTTCGTTGGAGAGATCAAACAGCTCTGGCCTGACCTTCCTGTACTTGCCAACCTTCGCTGTGGTCTCTGGTACTCTCCTCAATTTGAATCCACTTGTTATTTCAAATCCACTGACGGACACTGTAACAACTGGTCCTTCAACACTTCTCGCCTCAATCTCCATGTCGTTCGCCTAGCTG GACAGAGTGGAGGGTGCATCATAGTTGATTCTACGCGCAAAGGTAAACGGTTTCCAGACAGTATGGCAAAGACTATACCCATATGGACCTGTGTCTTGAATCGGGCTATAGTCAATTATGTAAGGGAAACACGGGGAAAAGATGAAAATGCTCAGAGGTGGGAGATGGTAAGTGCGGAGAATGTTCTTGAG TCGAGTGGTTGTGAGGCTGGCAGTACAGAACATGTTCCTTGTGATTGGGACTGCtctttgcatcttcctctttggGTCTCTGGAACTGAGAAAGCAGCTATTGAGGATCGCTTAGAGGATTGGACCAGGCAGTTGGAAGCTAGTGGTGCTGATATTGGTTCTCTTGCATCAATATTGAGAAAGCCCTTACGCCCTCTATGGATTTCACAAAAAACTGTCATCTGGTTAAATGAAGTACCTGATTATGATTCCTGGGGTTTCACGCCCATCATCCTTGTCTCTGCATCCTCTTCTAGTGGCATCATTCAGCAGAGAAGTACCTCAGAATACAGTTGGCAGTATATACCGGGAGCAGGGGATGATGAAGAAAGCTGGGCCAGAGGTTTATCACCTAACATTTTCTGGAAGCACGTGTATGATCTCCTAAACTCGGGGCCTGATTTGTGTAATCAAATGGTGGCTGATATTGTTGAAAAGGACCGAGTTTATCGTGCTCAAAGGGGCGAGATTGCTCCTCAGGTCACAATCAAGTCTCAGAAGTCACGTACAAGTAATTGCCATATGTCTGATGAAGATCCGTCACTGAACTCTGGGATTTCAAATGATAAAAGGTCCTGTGaggatttttctatttattggcTGGGTCCAACTAAACTTGCAGTTGCTGCTGCTCAATTTG CTGCAACTGTTTCCAATGTCGATTGCATATTGAATTGTGATAATGTGCTTCTCCCTCTGAGTCTAAATGCGGATATGTATTTACATCTACCCATTTTG GGCTCGAAATTTGATCGGTTTTCCTTGCTGAGAAATCTTCCTTCTGCACTCAATTTTGCAAAGTTAAACTTAAGCAAAGGAAGGACACTTCTGGTTTGCTGTTGTAATG gGGAAGACATTAGTATATGTGTATGCCTGGCAATCTTAATATCCTTATATGATGATAGAG GGTCTTTCGATGGTGGAAACTCCTTCAATGAGAGATGCATTACAAAGTGGGATGTGCGGCGACGACTAGTATTTATCTGTAAATTTGCAATAAAGGCCCGGCCATCTCGAGGAAACTTGAAGCAGGTTTTCAACTTTCTAACAAGAGATGGAATTGGCTTGGTTTCATAA
- the LOC122069043 gene encoding uncharacterized protein C3F10.06c isoform X3: protein MAKTIPIWTCVLNRAIVNYVRETRGKDENAQRWEMVSAENVLESSGCEAGSTEHVPCDWDCSLHLPLWVSGTEKAAIEDRLEDWTRQLEASGADIGSLASILRKPLRPLWISQKTVIWLNEVPDYDSWGFTPIILVSASSSSGIIQQRSTSEYSWQYIPGAGDDEESWARGLSPNIFWKHVYDLLNSGPDLCNQMVADIVEKDRVYRAQRGEIAPQVTIKSQKSRTSNCHMSDEDPSLNSGISNDKRSCEDFSIYWLGPTKLAVAAAQFAATVSNVDCILNCDNVLLPLSLNADMYLHLPILGSKFDRFSLLRNLPSALNFAKLNLSKGRTLLVCCCNGEDISICVCLAILISLYDDRGSFDGGNSFNERCITKWDVRRRLVFICKFAIKARPSRGNLKQVFNFLTRDGIGLVS, encoded by the exons ATGGCAAAGACTATACCCATATGGACCTGTGTCTTGAATCGGGCTATAGTCAATTATGTAAGGGAAACACGGGGAAAAGATGAAAATGCTCAGAGGTGGGAGATGGTAAGTGCGGAGAATGTTCTTGAG TCGAGTGGTTGTGAGGCTGGCAGTACAGAACATGTTCCTTGTGATTGGGACTGCtctttgcatcttcctctttggGTCTCTGGAACTGAGAAAGCAGCTATTGAGGATCGCTTAGAGGATTGGACCAGGCAGTTGGAAGCTAGTGGTGCTGATATTGGTTCTCTTGCATCAATATTGAGAAAGCCCTTACGCCCTCTATGGATTTCACAAAAAACTGTCATCTGGTTAAATGAAGTACCTGATTATGATTCCTGGGGTTTCACGCCCATCATCCTTGTCTCTGCATCCTCTTCTAGTGGCATCATTCAGCAGAGAAGTACCTCAGAATACAGTTGGCAGTATATACCGGGAGCAGGGGATGATGAAGAAAGCTGGGCCAGAGGTTTATCACCTAACATTTTCTGGAAGCACGTGTATGATCTCCTAAACTCGGGGCCTGATTTGTGTAATCAAATGGTGGCTGATATTGTTGAAAAGGACCGAGTTTATCGTGCTCAAAGGGGCGAGATTGCTCCTCAGGTCACAATCAAGTCTCAGAAGTCACGTACAAGTAATTGCCATATGTCTGATGAAGATCCGTCACTGAACTCTGGGATTTCAAATGATAAAAGGTCCTGTGaggatttttctatttattggcTGGGTCCAACTAAACTTGCAGTTGCTGCTGCTCAATTTG CTGCAACTGTTTCCAATGTCGATTGCATATTGAATTGTGATAATGTGCTTCTCCCTCTGAGTCTAAATGCGGATATGTATTTACATCTACCCATTTTG GGCTCGAAATTTGATCGGTTTTCCTTGCTGAGAAATCTTCCTTCTGCACTCAATTTTGCAAAGTTAAACTTAAGCAAAGGAAGGACACTTCTGGTTTGCTGTTGTAATG gGGAAGACATTAGTATATGTGTATGCCTGGCAATCTTAATATCCTTATATGATGATAGAG GGTCTTTCGATGGTGGAAACTCCTTCAATGAGAGATGCATTACAAAGTGGGATGTGCGGCGACGACTAGTATTTATCTGTAAATTTGCAATAAAGGCCCGGCCATCTCGAGGAAACTTGAAGCAGGTTTTCAACTTTCTAACAAGAGATGGAATTGGCTTGGTTTCATAA
- the LOC122069036 gene encoding histidine-containing phosphotransfer protein 4-like — protein sequence MERNQLRRQLASVRQSLFDQGFLDEQFIQLEELEDGDNPNFVEEVVTLFFRDSARLIVNIEQALECSPLDFNKLDNYMHQFKGSSSSIGATKVKNESTEFREYCRTGNAEGCMMSFQQVKKEYAALRKKLEHYFQLARQAGPGETASRSARN from the exons ATGGAAAGGAATCAGCTCAGACGCCAGCTTGCTTCTGTGAGGCAGTCTCTCTTTGATCAG GGATTTCTTGATGAACAATTTATTCAGCTCGAGGAATTAGAGGATGGAGATAACCCTAATTTTGTGGAGGAAGTTGTTACATTGTTTTTCAGGGATTCTGCTAGATTGATTGTTAACATAGAGCAAGCATT GGAATGTAGCCCCCTTGATTTCAATAAGCTGGACAACTACATGCACCAGTTCAAGGGTAGTAGCTCAAG CATTGGAGCTACAAAAGTGAAGAACGAGAGCACAGAGTTTAGGGAATACTGCAGGACAGGAAATGCTGAGGG ATGCATGATGTCCTTCCAACAAGTGAAGAAAGAATATGCAGCTTTGAGAAAGAAGCTTGAGCATTATTTTCAG CTAGCCAGACAAGCTGGACCCGGAGAGACAGCAAGTCGTTCAGCTAGGAACTGA